A genomic stretch from Solanum stenotomum isolate F172 chromosome 8, ASM1918654v1, whole genome shotgun sequence includes:
- the LOC125872563 gene encoding adenine/guanine permease AZG1: MDVESGIPPSSHGGKSPVTRLNDYVAESRVGKRFKLKERNTNFTTELRAGTTTFLTMAYILAVNASILSDSGGTCSVSDCIPLCSDPTVSTTNCTNNPNLHLINPDVSCKFEPVNPGYAACLEKTRKDLIVATVASSLIGCVIMGVLANLPLALAPGMGTNAYFAYTVVGFHGSGNVSYESALAAVFIEGLLFLLISAIGLRTKLAKLIPKPVRISSGAGIGLFLSFIGLQNNQGIGLVGYSPSTLITLAGCPRSSRAGVAPVMAAVNGTMTLIPGGTVSGDILCLHDRMESPTLWLGIVGFVIIAYCLSKNIKGAMIYGIIFVTAISWFRNTSVTAFPDTPAGDSAFNYFKKVVDVHTIETTAGALSFKNIGKGYFWEALITFLYVDILDTTGTLYSMARFAGFTDENGNFEGQYFAFMSDASAIVVGSLLGTSPVTAFVESSTGIKEGGRTGMTALTAAGYFFLAFFFTPILASIPAWAVGPPLILVGVMMMKSVVEVEWDDMRQAIPAFVTLILTPLTYSIAYGLIGGIGTYIVLHLGDWSLGWLRKFGIIKGSTNNIAVLDNGVKENRNGI, translated from the coding sequence ATGGACGTGGAGTCTGGGATACCGCCGTCGTCACACGGCGGAAAATCTCCGGTGACTCGTCTCAATGATTACGTGGCAGAAAGCCGAGTCGGCAAGCGTTTCAAGCTCAAGGAACGTAACACCAACTTCACTACTGAGCTTCGTGCAGGCACCACTACTTTTCTTACCATGGCCTATATTTTAGCTGTTAACGCTTCTATTCTCTCCGATTCCGGCGGTACTTGTTCAGTTTCCGACTGTATTCCGTTATGCTCCGACCCGACTGTTTCCACGACAAACTGCACTAACAATCCTAATCTCCATCTGATCAATCCTGATGTTTCCTGTAAATTTGAACCCGTTAACCCGGGTTACGCTGCCTGCTTAGAGAAAACTCGGAAAGATTTGATCGTTGCTACGGTGGCTTCTTCTCTCATCGGATGTGTAATTATGGGTGTTTTGGCTAATTTGCCATTGGCATTAGCTCCTGGAATGGGCACCAATGCTTACTTTGCGTACACGGTTGTTGGTTTTCATGGTTCTGGAAATGTTTCTTATGAAAGTGCGTTAGCTGCAGTTTTCATTGAAGGCCTATTGTTTTTACTCATTTCGGCGATTGGCTTGCGGACCAAGCTAGCTAAATTGATTCCGAAACCAGTCCGAATCTCCTCCGGCGCCGGTATCGGACTTTTCCTCTCCTTCATTGGGCTACAGAATAATCAGGGAATTGGTCTCGTTGGATACAGTCCATCAACACTAATCACCCTTGCCGGTTGCCCACGGTCATCTCGGGCAGGAGTAGCTCCGGTAATGGCCGCCGTAAACGGTACCATGACTCTGATCCCCGGCGGCACCGTTTCCGGTGACATATTATGTTTGCATGATCGTATGGAGAGCCCGACACTATGGCTCGGTATAGTTGGATTCGTCATAATTGCTTACTGTTTGTCTAAAAACATAAAAGGTGCAATGATCTACGGCATCATCTTCGTCACAGCGATTTCATGGTTCAGAAACACCAGTGTCACCGCTTTTCCGGATACTCCGGCAGGTGATTCGGCtttcaattatttcaaaaaagtaGTCGACGTTCACACAATCGAGACCACAGCCGGAGCTTTGAGTTTCAAAAACATAGGTAAAGGTTACTTTTGGGAAGCTTTGATAACTTTCCTATACGTAGACATATTAGATACAACCGGTACTCTATACTCAATGGCACGTTTCGCCGGTTTCACCGATGAAAACGGCAATTTTGAGGGCCAATATTTCGCCTTCATGTCAGACGCATCAGCGATCGTTGTAGGTTCGTTGTTGGGGACATCACCAGTAACAGCGTTTGTCGAATCGTCAACGGGTATAAAAGAAGGTGGAAGAACAGGGATGACGGCGTTAACGGCGGCTGGATATTTCTTCCTGGCGTTTTTCTTCACGCCGATACTCGCATCGATACCGGCGTGGGCGGTTGGGCCGCCGTTAATATTGGTGGGAGTGATGATGATGAAGTCTGTGGTGGAAGTAGAATGGGATGATATGAGGCAAGCAATACCCGCGTTTGTGACTTTAATTTTAACGCCGTTAACTTATTCAATTGCTTATGGTTTGATTGGTGGAATTGGTACTTATATTGTTTTGCATTTAGGGGATTGGAGTTTGGGGTGGTTGAGGAAATTTGGGATAATTAAGGGATCAACAAATAATATTGCTGTTTTGGATAATGGGGTTAAGGAGAATAGAAATGGTATTTAA
- the LOC125872569 gene encoding CBL-interacting protein kinase 18-like, which yields MVKNGNALMQKYELGRLLGQGNFGKVYYGKNLESGQTVAIKVIDKEKVQKAGLTEQTKREISVMALVKHPHVVQLYEVMATKSKIYFVIEHAKGGELFNTLTKGRLKEDVARKLFQQLINAVEFCHSRDVYHRDLKPENLLLDENGNLKVSDFGLSALAESKRQDGLLHTTCGTPAYVAPEVISRKGYKGVKADIWSCGVILFVLLAGYLPFYDSNLMNLYRKICRAEYKCPHWFPLEVRKLLSRILDPNPHKRISIAKIKESSWFKKGLGSTHVGTKQVVNQNVIADGDAVSSSNLESSTSSSDTKLELMKPAIFSAFHILCWFNLSGLFINNDQKEELRFTSVKPAPVIISKLVEVGRSLNLEIKKKEGGFLRLEGLNERRFETLCIDVQIFEISESHYYFIELSRSSGDAIDYQNMLTQTIRPALEEIVLAWQGVQSHQQ from the coding sequence atggtgaaaaatggaAATGCATTGATGCAAAAATATGAATTGGGGAGATTATTAGGTCAAGGCAACTTTGGTAAGGTTTATTatggaaagaatctggaaagcGGACAGACTGTAGCCATTAAAGTAATTGATAAAGAGAAGGTTCAGAAAGCTGGACTGACTGAACAGACGAAACGAGAGATATCTGTTATGGCATTGGTCAAACATCCACATGTTGTGCAGCTATACGAGGTCATGGCAACTAAGAGTAAGATTTACTTTGTGATCGAACATGCCAAAGGTGGCGAGCTTTTCAACACACTGACAAAGGGGAGGCTCAAGGAAGATGTTGCTAGAAAGTTGTTTCAGCAACTGATCAACGCAGTTGAATTTTGCCACAGCCGAGATGTTTATCACCGTGATCTCAAACCGGAAAATCTCCTACTGGATGAGAATGGAAACCTAAAGGTCTCAGACTTTGGTTTGAGTGCATTAGCTGAGTCTAAGCGGCAAGATGGGTTACTCCACACAACCTGTGGTACACCAGCATATGTTGCTCCTGAGGTGATTAGTAGAAAAGGATATAAAGGTGTCAAAGCTGACATCTGGTCTTGTGGGGTGATTTTATTCGTCTTGTTGGCTGGTTATCTTCCATTTTATGACTCAAATCTTATGAATCTGTATAGGAAGATATGCAGGGCAGAGTACAAATGCCCTCATTGGTTCCCTCTAGAAGTACGTAAACTTCTCTCTAGGATCCTTGACCCAAACCCTCATAAAAGGATTTCAATAGCCAAAATCAAGGAAAGCTCCTGGTTTAAGAAAGGATTGGGATCTACACATGTGGGAACTAAACAAGTAGTGAACCAAAATGTTATTGCAGATGGTGATGCTGTTTCCAGTTCAAATTTGGAGAGTAGTACCTCTTCCTCCGACACTAAGTTAGAGTTGATGAAACCTGCAATCTTTAGTGCATTTCATATCCTCTGCTGGTTTAATTTGTCTGGTTTATTCATAAACAATGATCAAAAGGAGGAGCTGCGATTCACATCAGTGAAGCCTGCCCCAGTCATCATATCCAAGCTTGTGGAAGTTGGCAGGAGTCTGAACCttgaaataaagaagaaagaggGTGGATTTCTTAGATTAGAGGGATTAAATGAGAGGAGATTTGAAACTCTGTGCATTGACGTgcaaatatttgaaatttctgAATCCCATTATTACTTCATTGAGCTGAGTAGGTCAAGCGGTGATGCGATTGATTACCAAAACATGTTGACGCAAACTATCAGACCAGCTCTTGAGGAAATTGTTCTGGCTTGGCAAGGGGTGCAATCTCATCAACAATGA